Proteins from one Syngnathus scovelli strain Florida chromosome 17, RoL_Ssco_1.2, whole genome shotgun sequence genomic window:
- the cdc73 gene encoding parafibromin, producing MADVLSVLRQYNIQKKEIVAKGDEVIFGEFSWPKNVKTNYIIWGTGKEGQPKEYYTLDSILFLLNNVHLPHPSYVRRAATENIPVVRRPDRKGLLSYLNGESSTSTSIDRSAPIEIGLQRPTQVKRAADEVSSEAKKPRVEDEERVRLDKERLAARLEGHKEGIVQTDQIRSLSEAMSVEKIAAIKAKIMAKKRSTIKTDLDDDITVKQRSFVDAEVDVTRDIVSRERVWRTRTTILQSTGKNFSKNIFAILQSVKAREEGRAPEQRPAQNTTQVDPSLRTKQPVQAPYNRYVQELFKGKEETEGFKIDTMGTYHGMTLKSVTEGASARKAQTPALQPVPRPVSQARPPPNQKKGSRTPIIIIPAATTSLITMLNAKDLMQDLKFVTSDEKKKQGIPRDNEVLLQRRKDQIQPGGSTLSVTVPYRVIDQPLKLAPQDWDRVVAVFVQGPAWQFKGWPWLLPDGSPVDIFAKIRAFHLKYDEAKTDPNVQKWDVTVLELSRHRRHLDRPVFLRFWETLDRYMVKHKSHLRF from the exons ATGGCGGATGTGTTGAGTGTTCTTCGTCAGTATAATATCCAGAAAAAGGAAATCGTCGCAAAGGGAGATGAAGTTATATTTGGAGAGTTCTCCTGGCCGAAAAATGTCAAGACCAACTATATTATCTGGGG AACTGGTAAAGAGGGCCAGCCCAAAGAATATTATACATTGGACTCCATTTTGTTCCTGCTCAACAATGTGCACCTGCCACATCCGTCCTATGTGCGAAGAGCTGCA ACTGAGAACATCCCTGTTGTTCGAAGGCCTGATCGAAAGGGCTTGCTTTCTTACCTTAATGGCGAGAGTT CGACATCAACCAGTATAGACAGAAGTGCACCTATAGAAATTGGCCTTCAAAGGCCAACTCAAG TGAAAAGAGCTGCCGATGAGGTATCTTCAGAAGCCAAAAAACCTCGGGTTGAG GATGAAGAGCGGGTGCGTCTGGACAAGGAGCGTTTGGCTGCTCGTTTGGAGGGCCACAAGGAGGGCATCGTGCAGACGGACCAGATCAG ATCGCTGTCTGAGGCCATGTCGGTGGAGAAGATCGCAGCCATCAAAGCTAAGATTATGGCCAAAAAGCGCTCAACCATCAAGACCGACCTGGATGACGACATCACGGTGAAGCAGAGAAGTTTTGTGGATGCCGAAGTGGATGTCACTCGAGACATCGTCAGCAGGGAGAGGGTGTGGAGGACACGGACGACCATCCTCCAGAGCACCGGAAAG AACTTCTCCAAGAACATCTTTGCCATTCTTCAGTCGGTGAAAGCCAGAGAAGAAGGGCGAGCCCCGGAGCAACGTCCCGCGCAAAACACAACTCAAGTG GACCCTTCGCTCAGGACCAAGCAGCCTGTGCAGGCACCCTACAATCGATACGTTCAGGAGCTATTCAAAGGAAAAGAGG AAACGGAGGGTTTCAAGATCGACACCATGGGCACCTACCACGGAATGACTCTGAAATCAGTGACG GAAGGGGCGTCGGCTCGCAAGGCCCAGACGCCTGCGCTCCAGCCCGTCCCGCGCCCAG TTTCACAAGCCAGACCGCCTCCGAATCAGAAAAAAG ggtcgcgcacgcccatcatcatcatcccggCCGCCACCACCTCGCTCATCACAATGCTGAATGCCAAGGATCTGATGCAGGACCTCAA GTTTGTCACGTCTGACGAGAAGAAGAAGCAAGGCATCCCACGCGACAACGAGGTTCTTCTTCAGCGGCGCAAAGACCAGATCCAACCTGGAGGCAGCACGCTCTCCGTCACCGTCCCCTACAGAGTCatcgaccagccgctcaaactcGCACCGCAGGACTG GGACCGAGTGGTAGCCGTGTTTGTGCAGGGTCCCGCCTGGCAGTTTAAGGGCTGGCCTTGGCTATTGCCTGACGGCTCCCCTGTCGACATCTTCGCCAAGA TTCGAGCCTTTCACCTCAAGTACGACGAGGCCAAAACGGATCCCAACGTGCAGAAGTGGGACGTGACGGTCCTGGAACTCAGCCGCCACCGGCGCCATTTGGACCGGCCCGTCTTCCTGCGCTTTTGGGAAACTCTGGACAG ATACATGGTGAAACACAAATCTCATCTCAGGTTTTGA
- the rgs1 gene encoding regulator of G-protein signaling 21, translating into MLPRRIWALLNHLSRHCPDNHSVSPAGGWPLSDFHAMWKTRRISLPVSVLYFFLIKRLKRSVYGNICSVTIDQKNCSITGLSVALFKGGLCCFLKDPLEDVDSWSESVDNVLTCKTALLAFREFLRSEHSEENILFWMACEEYKKIKNVPEMISSANRIYSEFVQTEAPKQINIDGGTREKITSNISQPTLTSFDSAQKLIYSLMARDCYPRFLKSDIYRGLRRRADLR; encoded by the exons ATGCTGCCAAGGAGAATTTGGGCTTTGCTCAACCACCTGTCTCGACATTGTCCAGACAATCACAGCGTCAGTCCGGCAGGTGGATGGCCATTAAGTGACTTTCATGCCATGTGGAAAACGAGACGCATTTCACTCCCCGTAagtgttctttatttttttttaataaaaaggcTTAAGCGGAGCGTTTACGGGAACATTTGCAGTGTGACTATTGATCAGAAGAATTGTTCGATAACTGGGCTGTCGGTTGCTCTTTTCAAGGGTGGATTATGTTGCTTTCTCAAGGACCCGCTGGAGGACGTGGATTCTTGGAGCGAGTCGGTGGACAATGTCCTCACTTGTAAAA CCGCTCTGTTAGCTTTCCGAGAGTTCTTACGCTCGGAACACAGCGAGGAGAACATCTTGTTCTGGATGGCGTGTGAGGAGTATAAAAAAATTAAGAACGTGCCAGAGATGATCTCCTCAGCCAACAGGATCTACTCGGAGTTTGTTCAAACGGAAGCACCTAAGCAG ATCAACATCGACGGCGGGACCCGGGAAAAAATCACATCCAACATCTCGCAACCGACGTTGACTTCATTCGACTCGGCCCAGAAGCTCATCTACTCGCTGATGGCCAGAGATTGCTACCCACGCTTCCTCAAGTCGGACATCTATCGAGGACTCCGGAGGAGAGCTGATTTAAGGTGA
- the LOC125984495 gene encoding beta-1,3-galactosyltransferase 2, protein MFFGRNLGRSMQMKRRHCCAQLAKLALGLCLAAALLIVLLGRFRSDKTRVSANVSTGTCGGTQNHSSIQSPSGLENSKLAHGEQSAAEDCDDAAIQTLFPYIINQADKCRKRLAAPFLVFLITTEAWQVYAREAIRLTWANETLIPGVSVVRLFLLGRPGEGQMANRLQRLLRWESQKYQDLIQQDFLDSYHNLTLKTLMGLHWVARYCSGASYVMKTDGDMFINTENLVWKLLRPEREPRMNYFTGKVLRNSSPFRDNSSKWYISTEEYPERTYPPFCSGTGYVFSGDLARKIYETSRSMRQMHLEDVHVALCLAKLGLEPSDPPNFFLFNLSRVPARRCEYNRLITSHGFKPHEIVQYWKMQQRNKAKCTTMGF, encoded by the coding sequence ATGTTTTTCGGGAGGAATTTGGGCAGAAGCATGCAGATGAAAAGACGCCACTGTTGCGCGCAGTTGGCCAAATTGGCCCTTGGCCTCTGCCTGGCGGCTGCGCTGCTGATCGTCCTACTTGGACGCTTCCGTAGCGACAAAACAAGAGTGAGCGCAAACGTTTCCACGGGCACCTGTGGTGGGACGCAAAACCACTCGTCTATTCAGAGCCCCAGCGGTTTGGAAAATTCCAAGCTAGCTCACGGTGAGCAAAGTGCGGCAGAGGACTGCGACGACGCCGCCATCCAAACTCTTTTCCCTTACATCATCAACCAAGCGGACAAATGTCGAAAGCGCCTCGCCGCTCCGTTTCTCGTGTTTCTAATCACGACGGAAGCTTGGCAGGTGTACGCGAGGGAGGCGATCCGACTGACGTGGGCCAATGAGACTTTGATCCCGGGCGTGTCGGTGGTTCGCCTCTTCTTGCTGGGAAGACCGGGCGAGGGCCAGATGGCGAACCGCCTGCAAAGGCTGCTCCGGTGGGAGAGTCAAAAATATCAGGACCTGATCCAGCAGGACTTTTTGGATTCCTACCACAATCTGACCCTGAAGACCTTGATGGGCCTGCACTGGGTTGCCCGCTACTGCtcaggggccagctacgtcatgAAGACCGACGGCGACATGTTCATCAACACGGAGAACCTTGTTTGGAAGCTGCTGAGACCGGAGCGAGAGCCCAGGATGAACTACTTCACGGGAAAAGTCCTCCGCAATTCGTCGCCTTTTCGCGACAATAGCAGCAAGTGGTACATTTCCACGGAGGAGTACCCGGAACGGACCTATCCTCCCTTTTGCTCCGGGACAGGCTACGTATTCTCCGGAGACTTGGCTCGCAAAATCTACGAGACGTCCCGGAGCATGCGCCAGATGCACCTAGAGGACGTGCACGTGGCGCTGTGCTTGGCCAAGCTGGGCTTGGAGCCCAGCGACCCGCCCAATTTTTTTCTGTTCAACTTATCGCGCGTGCCCGCCCGAAGATGCGAGTACAACCGACTGATCACGTCTCACGGCTTCAAGCCCCACGAAATTGTACAGTACTGGAAGATGCAGCAGAGGAACAAGGCAAAATGTACAACCATGGGGTTCTGA
- the rgs18 gene encoding regulator of G-protein signaling 18, whose amino-acid sequence MKTLVFLFPQFNLMAQKEEAYFKGPQHGRESTMKADSSRQQDKEKKSLTRFGSQENVNCQRKATSSNIAAETALRWSNSFEELMENADGVETFFQFLRTEFSEENLEFWQACEEFKTYDSEKKLLSKAKNIYAVFIESDAPKEVNIDYGTKMAIQTNIAHPTRSCFDAAQMKVYSLMKKDSYPRFLHSDLYLRLARRRGPGALMSRRRSRSCVFDERGGGSAEPSPR is encoded by the exons ATGAAAACGCTTGTTTTCTTATTTCCTCAATTTAACTTGATGGCCCAGAAGGAGGAAGCATATTTTAAAGGGCCACAACACGGGCGAGAATCAACAATGAAGGCTGATAGCAGCAG ACAGCAAGACAAGGAGAAGAAAAGTCTCACCAGATTTGGCTCTCAAGAAAATGTCAATTGCCAGAGAAAGGCGACGTCCAGCAA CATCGCGGCAGAGACGGCGCTGCGATGGAGTAACTCGTTTGAAGAGCTGATGGAGAACGCAG ATGGCGTGGAAACTTTCTTTCAGTTCCTCCGCACAGAGTTCAGCGAGGAAAATTTAGAGTTCTGGCAGGCGTGTGAAGAATTCAAGACTTATGACTCTGAGAAGAAGCTTCTGTCCAAGGCCAAGAATATTTATGCTGTTTTTATCGAGTCGGATGCGCCCAAAGAG GTCAATATTGACTACGGCACCAAGATGGCTATCCAGACCAATATAGCACATCCCACAAGGAGCTGTTTCGATGCGGCCCAAATGAAAGTCTACAGCCTGATGAAAAAAGACTCCTATCCCAGATTCTTGCACTCTGACCTTTATTTGCGCCTGGCCAGGAGGAGAGGGCCAGGAGCCTTGATGTCTCGCAGAAGGTCACGCTCCTGCGTGTTCGATGAGCGAGGCGGCGGCTCGGCCGAGCCCTCGCCccggtag
- the ro60 gene encoding RNA-binding protein RO60 produces MEPSVCAPSCPSNHTSKAAGDNCLWEVSDKVRLRRLLCYGSEGDVYTAAKEARLSTAQAGALISMLREGRGVEAVNEIKSFAQDGRAVALDPVVFALALCSQHSEVTTKRAAFKAVKDVCQDPAHLFSFLQYKKELKEDMKCGIWGRGLRKAVSDWYNGQDALSLAALVTGCKQREGWSHKDVLRLSHTKPTDEAIALISKYVAKGWKAVQVAYADKENPEEVVKVLSYLDVVEKVKHSCDETEVINLIEEHKLGREQLLTAHLKSKFVWRALLKEMPLESVLRILGKMTAKKVLQPGMSETQALCERIQSEAALKKMHPFSILWASERYKRGQGYRGRTKWATDGSILKALEVAFYKSFLNVQPLCKSFVVAVDVSTSVSSVVPGTAISDAVAAALITMVFARTEPDTHVLAYSEGALVPCSVSADMTLAQTTNELVKIPGGSTDCTLPIAWATENGKAVDVFVILTNNPLWTLTASPVASLKKHRQKTGSPSKLVMCGLTSIGHTTADSEDRGVLSICGFDLGAFCVIRNLAQDLI; encoded by the exons ATGGAACCATCGGTATGCGCTCCGTCTTGTCCGAGCAATCATACGTCGAAGGCAGCAGGTGATAATTGTCTCTGGGAGGTCAGCGACAAGGTCAGACTGCGTCGCCTTCTGTGCTACGGCTCCGAGGGAGACGTATACACCGCCGCAAAAGAGGCTCGTCTGAGCACAGCGCAAGCGGGAGCCCTGATTTCCATGCTGCGAGAGGGCCGAGGTGTTGAAGCGGTGAACGAAATCAAAAGCTTCGCTCAAGACGGCCGAGCTGTCGCACTGGACCCCGTCGTATTCGCGTTGGCCCTTTGCTCCCAACACTCTGAAGTGACGACCAAACGGGCGGCGTTTAAAGCCGTCAAGGACGTTTGTCAAGATCCTGCccatctcttttcttttctccaaTATAAGAAAGAGTTGAAGGAGGACATGAAGTGTGGAATTTGGGGACGTGGCCTGAGGAAAGCCGTGTCCGACTGGTACAACGGGCAGGACGCCCTGAGTCTAGCTGCACTTGTGACCGGATGTAAACAAAGAGAGGGATGGTCACACAAGGATGTACTCAGGCTATCTCACACCAAACCAACCGATGAAG CAATTGCCTTAATCAGCAAATACGTGGCAAAAGGATGGAAAGCGGTCCAAGTTGCCTATGCCGATAAAGAGAACCCGGAGGAAGTTGTCAAAGTGCTTTCATATCTCGACGTGGTGGAGAAAGTCAAGCACAGTTGTGATGAAACGGAGGTCATCAATTTGATTGAGGAGCACAAATTGGGGAGGGAGCAGCTGCTGACCGCCCACCTCAAATCCAAATTT GTTTGGAGGGCTCTGTTGAAGGAAATGCCGCTTGAGTCAGTTCTACGGATTTTAGGAAAGATGACAGCCAAAAAGGTTCTTCAACCCGGGATGTCAGAAACCCAAGCACTGTGTGAGAGGATCCAGAGTGAGGCGGCGCTAAAGAAG ATGCACCCTTTCAGTATACTCTGGGCTTCAGAACGCTACAAACGAGGTCAAGGCTACCGGGGTAGAACCAAATGGGCAACAGATGGCAGCATCCTCAAAGCCCTGGAAGTTGCCTTTTACAAGAGTTTCCTG aATGTCCAGCCGCTCTGTAAAAGCTTTGTTGTGGCTGTGGATGTGAGTACGTCAGTGAGCAGTGTCGTCCCGGGAACAGCAATCAGCGATGCAGTGGCTGCTGCACTCATTACTATG GTGTTTGCAAGAACAGAGCCCGACACCCATGTCTTGGCCTACTCCGAAGGCGCTTTGGTGCCTTGCTCCGTATCTGCTGACATGACTCTTGCGCAAACAACCAATGAACTCGTCAAG ATCCCCGGAGGAAGCACAGACTGCACTCTACCCATCGCGTGGGCCACGGAGAATGGGAAAGCTGTTGATGTGTTTGTCATTTTAACCAACAACCCATTGTGGACTTTGACTGCAAGCCCGGTGGCGTCACTTAAGAAACACAGACAA aAAACAGGAAGCCCTTCCAAGTTGGTGATGTGCGGGCTGACCTCTATTGGACACACCACGGCGGACAGCGAGGACAGAGGTGTCCTGAGTATCTGCGGCTTTGACCTCGGAGCTTTTTGCGTCATTCGTAATTTGGCGCAGGACCTCAtatga